In the genome of Polaribacter sp. MED152, one region contains:
- a CDS encoding glutaminase, which yields MKNCQNIIERIYSDLKDIQDDGKVANYIPELGNISPNYFGAHITTANKEGFGIGDFNKKFSIQSISKILSLTLAYHLEGENLWKRVDVEPSGNAFNSLQQLDDDCGIPRNPFINAGAIVICDVLVSHLESPKEDFLKFCREIANNQTLEYCKKVAASERETGYRNFALCNFIKSFGNIKNDVEAVLDFYFHICALEMSCKELSEIFLYLTEDVKIKYKDKEILTKNEAKRINAIMLTCGFYDEAGEFAFRVGLPGKSGVGGGIIAVQPNEYCIAVWSPKLNKKGNSFKGMLFLEEFTTATKSSIF from the coding sequence ATGAAGAACTGCCAAAATATTATTGAGCGAATTTATTCAGATTTAAAGGATATACAAGATGATGGTAAAGTAGCAAATTACATCCCTGAACTAGGTAATATTTCTCCAAACTATTTTGGTGCACACATTACAACAGCAAATAAAGAAGGCTTTGGTATTGGAGATTTTAATAAGAAATTTTCCATTCAAAGTATCTCTAAAATATTGTCTTTAACCTTAGCTTATCATTTAGAAGGGGAAAATCTTTGGAAAAGAGTTGATGTAGAACCATCAGGTAATGCCTTTAATTCTCTACAGCAATTAGATGATGATTGTGGAATACCCAGAAATCCATTTATTAATGCAGGAGCCATTGTTATTTGCGATGTTTTGGTTAGCCATTTAGAAAGCCCTAAAGAAGATTTTTTAAAATTCTGTAGAGAAATAGCTAACAATCAAACTTTAGAGTACTGCAAAAAAGTAGCAGCTTCAGAAAGAGAAACTGGATATCGAAATTTTGCTTTATGCAACTTTATAAAATCATTTGGCAATATCAAAAATGATGTAGAAGCAGTTTTAGATTTCTATTTTCACATCTGTGCTCTAGAAATGAGTTGCAAAGAGCTTTCAGAAATTTTTCTTTATCTAACAGAAGACGTAAAAATTAAATATAAAGACAAAGAAATCTTAACCAAAAACGAAGCAAAAAGAATAAATGCAATTATGCTTACTTGTGGTTTTTATGATGAAGCAGGTGAATTTGCTTTTAGAGTTGGCCTGCCAGGTAAAAGTGGTGTTGGTGGTGGTATTATAGCTGTACAACCTAATGAGTATTGTATTGCAGTTTGGAGCCCAAAACTGAATAAAAAAGGCAATTCTTTTAAAGGAATGCTATTTCTAGAAGAGTTTACAACAGCTACAAAATCATCAATTTTTTAA
- a CDS encoding DUF3667 domain-containing protein, protein MDCKNCGETLKENANFCNTCGGLVVKQRIHFKRLLVEFFINLFGVDSRFFLTLRKMALKPEEVVLEYLDGVRRRYVNPFAFLAIGAGLSLIIFNYFADDFIAIQNTVNQDQISLIQKQANQKIPSKENATEKQIEKIKVEKKIAKMQLDSMQKISEFMLRYFNLLTFVFLLIYSVLSKWTFWKPHYFGEHVIMNGYIYGFTTFFTIIAFFFAITIHPSIYMGSFIFSIVYYMYAIGRIYKLSPGKNILKFFRFLLGLVILLVFFTIVIFLIGIAIAALGLIDL, encoded by the coding sequence ATGGATTGTAAAAATTGTGGGGAAACTTTAAAAGAGAATGCAAATTTCTGCAACACTTGTGGAGGCTTAGTTGTAAAACAGAGAATACATTTTAAAAGATTGCTTGTAGAATTTTTCATCAATCTATTTGGTGTTGATAGTCGCTTCTTTTTAACCTTAAGAAAAATGGCTTTAAAGCCAGAAGAAGTGGTGTTAGAGTATTTAGATGGTGTAAGAAGACGTTATGTAAATCCGTTCGCATTTCTAGCAATTGGCGCTGGTTTATCCTTAATTATCTTTAATTATTTTGCTGATGATTTTATTGCCATACAAAACACTGTAAATCAAGATCAAATTAGTCTAATTCAGAAACAGGCAAATCAAAAAATACCTTCAAAAGAAAATGCCACAGAGAAACAAATCGAAAAAATTAAGGTAGAAAAAAAAATAGCAAAAATGCAGCTAGATTCTATGCAGAAAATATCAGAATTTATGCTTCGTTATTTTAACTTACTTACTTTCGTGTTTTTACTGATTTATTCTGTGCTGAGTAAATGGACGTTTTGGAAACCTCATTATTTTGGTGAACATGTTATAATGAACGGATATATCTATGGATTTACAACCTTCTTTACTATCATTGCTTTCTTTTTTGCAATAACTATTCATCCATCAATTTATATGGGTAGTTTTATTTTTTCCATAGTATACTATATGTATGCCATAGGTAGGATCTATAAATTATCTCCTGGAAAAAATATTCTTAAATTCTTTAGATTTTTATTAGGGCTAGTAATCCTCCTTGTTTTCTTCACTATCGTAATATTTCTAATAGGTATTGCTATTGCTGCTTTGGGTTTAATTGACCTTTAA
- the rsmG gene encoding 16S rRNA (guanine(527)-N(7))-methyltransferase RsmG: protein MDILLKYFTDLTETQKEQFSKLQDLYKDWNLKINVVSRKDIDELYLRHVLHSLGIAKVMPFKPGAKVMDVGTGGGFPGIPLAILFPETQFHLVDSIGKKIKVVNEVAEGLGLENVTTTHGRVEEVEDTYDFIVSRAVAQMETFVRWTKGKIAKKQNHDLKNGILYLKGGDLTEELQKYTSATIYDLPNYFDEPFFETKKVVHLGMKFKG from the coding sequence ATGGACATACTGCTAAAATACTTTACAGATTTAACAGAAACTCAAAAAGAACAATTTTCTAAATTACAAGATTTGTATAAAGATTGGAATTTAAAAATAAATGTGGTTTCTAGAAAAGATATAGATGAATTGTATTTGCGCCACGTTTTACACTCTTTGGGTATTGCAAAAGTAATGCCATTTAAACCTGGAGCTAAAGTTATGGATGTTGGAACTGGTGGTGGTTTTCCTGGTATACCATTAGCTATTTTGTTTCCAGAAACTCAATTTCATTTGGTAGATTCTATTGGTAAAAAAATTAAAGTAGTAAACGAAGTTGCAGAAGGTTTAGGTTTAGAAAATGTTACTACAACTCATGGTAGAGTAGAAGAAGTAGAAGATACTTATGATTTTATTGTAAGTAGGGCAGTAGCGCAAATGGAAACTTTTGTAAGATGGACCAAAGGTAAAATTGCTAAAAAGCAAAATCACGATTTAAAAAACGGAATTCTTTATTTGAAAGGTGGAGATTTAACTGAGGAGCTACAAAAATATACTTCTGCCACAATCTATGATTTACCAAATTACTTTGATGAACCTTTTTTTGAAACAAAAAAAGTAGTGCATTTAGGTATGAAGTTTAAAGGGTAA
- a CDS encoding acyl-CoA desaturase translates to MNNITFSRVNKAKFFRTLNKRVNTYFKENNINRTGNWKLYSKAIIMFSLFLIPFILVLTVSMPQWAMVLLMVLTGVGMAGVGMNVMHDANHESFSKRKWVNKLMGSSIYILAGNVYNWKVQHNVLHHTFTNVKDHDEDIDAGRIIRFSLHSKWLKIHKVQKYYSIFLYGLLTINWAITTDVKQMHRYLKRKLSYGKFPNPKTEWTKLVISKLAYYALWILLPMLVLNVAWWKVLLGFFVMHYTAGMILSLVFQLAHIVPNTEMPMPDKNGNLEHTWAVHQLYTTSNFAPSNWLVNFYTGGLNHQVEHHIFPHISHVHYGKLAKIVKETAAEFNLPYNEYATTRKALIEHFRHLGVLGQKPELVA, encoded by the coding sequence ATGAACAACATCACATTTTCTAGGGTAAATAAAGCTAAGTTTTTTAGAACCTTAAACAAAAGAGTAAACACATATTTTAAAGAAAACAATATAAATAGAACTGGTAATTGGAAGTTATATTCTAAAGCCATTATTATGTTTTCTTTATTTTTAATTCCATTTATTTTAGTACTAACAGTTTCAATGCCTCAATGGGCCATGGTTTTACTTATGGTTTTAACGGGTGTTGGTATGGCTGGTGTTGGTATGAATGTTATGCACGATGCCAACCACGAATCTTTTTCTAAACGCAAGTGGGTGAATAAATTAATGGGTAGTAGTATTTATATTTTAGCTGGTAATGTTTATAATTGGAAGGTGCAACATAATGTTTTACACCATACATTTACCAATGTTAAAGATCATGATGAAGATATAGATGCTGGGAGAATTATCCGTTTTTCTTTGCACTCTAAATGGTTAAAAATACATAAAGTACAGAAATATTATTCGATCTTTTTATATGGTTTACTAACCATAAACTGGGCTATTACAACAGATGTAAAACAGATGCACAGGTATTTGAAAAGAAAATTATCTTATGGTAAGTTTCCTAACCCAAAAACAGAATGGACAAAATTGGTAATTTCTAAACTTGCTTATTATGCACTTTGGATTTTATTGCCAATGTTAGTTTTAAATGTTGCTTGGTGGAAAGTTCTTTTAGGATTTTTTGTAATGCACTATACTGCAGGAATGATTTTAAGCTTGGTTTTTCAATTGGCACACATTGTACCAAATACTGAAATGCCTATGCCAGATAAAAATGGAAATTTAGAACATACTTGGGCAGTCCATCAATTATACACCACAAGTAACTTTGCACCAAGTAATTGGCTTGTAAATTTTTATACTGGTGGTTTAAATCATCAAGTTGAACATCATATTTTTCCACACATTTCTCATGTGCATTATGGTAAATTAGCTAAAATTGTAAAAGAAACTGCTGCAGAGTTTAACTTGCCTTATAATGAGTATGCAACTACTAGAAAAGCACTTATTGAGCACTTTAGGCACTTAGGCGTTTTAGGACAAAAACCAGAATTAGTAGCATAA
- a CDS encoding pyridoxal phosphate-dependent aminotransferase, translating to MSHPLSDRINSLPVSATLAMAAKARELKSQGKDIIGLSLGEPDFNTPDFIKDAAIEAINQNYNSYSPVDGYLELKEAICVKFKRDNGLDYKPNQIVVSTGAKQSIANVAQVLLNKGDEVLLPAPYWVSYSAIATLSEATFVEIPSSIDTDFKITPAQLEAAITPKTKMIFFNSPNNPSGTIYSEAEYRALAAVLEKHPQIFILSDEIYEHVNYDTKPFSFAAIESMFDRTITVNGLAKAFAMTGWRVGYIGAPEWIAKACTKMQGQVTSGTNCIAQRAAITAVLAPVEKIQYMVDEFKTRRDIVINLLREIDGFKVNVPEGAFYVFPDISAFFGKTINGTKIENANDFSLYILEHANVATVTGDAFGAPNCIRISYAASELQIREAIKRIKTALS from the coding sequence ATGTCACATCCATTATCAGACAGAATTAACAGTTTACCTGTTTCTGCAACTTTAGCAATGGCAGCTAAAGCCAGAGAATTAAAAAGCCAAGGAAAAGATATTATTGGTTTAAGTTTAGGAGAGCCAGACTTTAATACACCAGATTTTATTAAAGATGCTGCAATAGAGGCAATAAACCAGAACTATAATTCTTATTCTCCTGTAGATGGCTATCTCGAACTTAAAGAAGCTATTTGCGTAAAATTTAAGAGAGATAATGGTTTAGACTATAAACCTAACCAAATTGTAGTTTCTACAGGTGCAAAACAATCTATTGCAAATGTAGCTCAAGTATTATTAAATAAAGGTGATGAAGTTTTATTACCTGCACCTTATTGGGTTAGTTATTCTGCAATTGCAACTTTAAGTGAAGCTACATTTGTAGAAATACCTTCGTCTATAGACACAGATTTTAAAATTACTCCAGCTCAGTTAGAGGCAGCAATTACGCCAAAAACTAAAATGATATTCTTTAACTCACCAAATAATCCAAGTGGTACTATTTATAGTGAGGCAGAATATAGAGCATTAGCTGCAGTTTTAGAAAAACATCCTCAGATATTTATTTTATCTGATGAAATATATGAACATGTAAATTACGATACAAAACCTTTTAGTTTTGCAGCTATAGAAAGCATGTTCGACAGAACAATAACCGTAAATGGTTTAGCAAAAGCATTTGCTATGACTGGTTGGAGAGTAGGTTACATTGGTGCTCCTGAATGGATTGCCAAAGCTTGTACAAAAATGCAGGGCCAAGTAACTTCAGGTACCAACTGTATTGCACAAAGAGCTGCAATTACTGCTGTATTGGCTCCTGTAGAAAAAATACAATACATGGTAGATGAGTTTAAAACTCGCAGAGATATTGTAATTAATTTACTTAGAGAAATTGATGGTTTTAAAGTAAATGTTCCTGAAGGTGCATTTTATGTTTTTCCAGATATTTCTGCATTTTTCGGAAAAACGATTAACGGTACTAAAATTGAAAATGCCAACGATTTTTCTTTATACATTTTAGAACATGCAAATGTAGCCACTGTAACTGGTGATGCTTTTGGAGCACCAAATTGTATAAGAATATCTTACGCAGCATCAGAATTACAAATTCGTGAAGCTATAAAAAGAATTAAAACAGCTTTAAGCTAA
- a CDS encoding T9SS type A sorting domain-containing protein has translation MNPTLQFSAKLKITLLFLFMGLIVNAQQEPFNCDYNAYLFQANDVYAIDLASGSSYLVKKDVTPGSVNAVGYNPADGYIWGSLSSPAKSIVKIGKNFQTETFYIPELPTANRYVGDVSSTGIYHLKPGGSTAYRVDLNPDSDTYGQFLSTFTLSSNLNIHDWAFNAVDGLLYTVEKKTNNLYRIDPDTGDALNLGTVPVLDGLNYTFGAVYFDVEGRFYVSANQTGTVYVIQDVQNLEVGSTLESNLFAFGPSSSLNDGARCPTAPVPQEDCKNGIDDDGDGLTDCDDPSCSGVAECPVITPPVSSGNNGGLESNDRLSTLINKRNYLRSKNNYKFDKFSAKKLVKSKSYKTAASKNADINLIDLIPMDVLTDTYAVESSPSDLIEMTNATELFSVDYIRDDKTIAVILATKTEDGVYEHTKFICDRLLGAELISVSTIEIREQQFIKSIIKNNDGSKEFVLSFSGKLSSDTTNFEIESHWNLDKYTENETYYNFQIWTNQIDDLVTLGEEALELFNVKRNISTYNNSTPPPVFVKKGKYRNGSLELEIVNANKSSSFVYDAGFKRTETSATQYSNETIALSGDYLNPLVINTGNVFDIGFRIENDTNETPDDLFMSDGPWGVDDSSTGTTIESFDISQNDEVYSGNGYRVERNIALEANTSTYVAAYRAFTPRFKSIDLSEFDVLELNAEGTGDLEITIVKEGIAQWEDQFRTTIKLTDENTHFAVPLAHFVSNLNQNIDLTDATNIVFTMSSDGVEVMNKQMNLSDIQFTQNALSTENVVIDENETLLYPNPMKTVSQIRFYSEVNAETAIEIYNMAGILVKKLTLETTTGNNSVDINRNGLSSGLYFIKISNDYRTYNSKKLVLN, from the coding sequence ATGAACCCAACATTACAATTTTCCGCCAAATTAAAAATTACACTTTTATTCCTATTTATGGGTTTAATAGTAAACGCTCAACAAGAACCTTTTAATTGTGACTACAATGCATATTTATTTCAAGCAAATGATGTGTATGCTATAGATTTAGCTTCAGGTAGTTCTTACTTAGTTAAAAAGGATGTAACTCCCGGAAGCGTAAATGCTGTAGGTTATAACCCCGCAGATGGTTACATTTGGGGTTCATTAAGTTCACCAGCAAAATCAATTGTAAAAATTGGTAAAAACTTTCAAACAGAAACATTTTATATACCTGAATTACCAACAGCTAATAGATATGTTGGTGATGTTAGTTCTACAGGGATTTATCATTTAAAACCTGGAGGAAGCACAGCATATAGAGTAGATTTAAATCCAGATTCTGATACTTATGGTCAGTTTCTATCTACATTTACACTTTCTTCAAACTTAAATATACATGACTGGGCTTTTAATGCTGTAGATGGTTTATTGTATACTGTTGAAAAGAAAACAAACAATTTATACAGAATAGATCCTGATACAGGAGATGCTTTAAACTTGGGTACTGTGCCAGTTTTAGATGGTTTAAACTATACTTTTGGTGCTGTATATTTTGATGTTGAAGGTAGGTTTTACGTTTCTGCAAATCAAACAGGTACAGTTTATGTTATTCAAGATGTACAAAATTTAGAAGTTGGTTCTACTTTAGAATCTAACTTATTCGCATTTGGGCCATCAAGTAGTTTAAATGATGGTGCAAGATGTCCAACAGCTCCAGTACCACAAGAAGATTGTAAAAACGGTATAGATGATGATGGTGATGGTTTAACAGACTGTGATGACCCTTCTTGTTCAGGTGTTGCAGAATGCCCTGTCATTACACCTCCAGTTTCTTCTGGTAACAATGGTGGTTTAGAAAGTAACGATAGATTATCTACCTTAATTAATAAAAGAAATTACCTAAGAAGTAAAAACAACTATAAGTTCGATAAGTTTAGTGCTAAGAAATTAGTAAAATCTAAATCGTACAAAACAGCAGCTTCTAAAAATGCAGACATTAATTTAATTGATTTAATCCCTATGGATGTTTTAACAGATACTTATGCTGTAGAATCATCGCCATCAGATTTAATTGAAATGACTAATGCAACAGAATTATTTTCTGTAGATTATATTAGAGATGATAAAACCATAGCTGTAATTTTAGCTACAAAAACAGAAGATGGTGTTTATGAACATACCAAGTTTATATGTGATCGTCTTTTAGGAGCAGAATTAATTTCTGTATCAACTATAGAAATTAGAGAACAACAATTTATTAAATCGATTATTAAAAATAACGACGGTTCTAAAGAATTTGTATTAAGTTTCTCTGGTAAATTATCTTCAGATACCACTAATTTTGAAATTGAAAGTCACTGGAATTTAGATAAGTATACAGAAAATGAAACGTATTATAACTTCCAGATTTGGACAAACCAAATAGACGATTTAGTAACCTTAGGTGAAGAGGCCTTAGAATTATTTAATGTAAAAAGAAACATTTCTACGTACAACAATTCTACACCACCACCAGTTTTTGTAAAGAAAGGTAAGTATAGAAATGGAAGCTTAGAATTAGAAATAGTTAATGCTAATAAAAGTTCAAGCTTTGTATACGATGCAGGTTTTAAAAGAACAGAAACTTCTGCAACACAATACTCGAATGAAACTATAGCATTAAGTGGTGATTATCTAAATCCGTTAGTAATTAACACAGGTAATGTATTTGATATAGGATTTAGAATTGAAAACGATACCAATGAAACTCCAGATGATTTATTTATGTCAGATGGTCCTTGGGGAGTAGATGATTCATCTACAGGAACAACAATAGAGAGCTTTGATATTTCACAAAATGATGAAGTTTATTCTGGAAATGGATATAGAGTTGAAAGAAATATCGCCTTAGAAGCTAACACAAGTACTTATGTTGCAGCTTACAGAGCATTTACACCAAGATTTAAATCGATTGATTTGTCTGAGTTTGATGTGTTAGAATTAAATGCAGAAGGTACAGGAGATTTAGAAATTACAATTGTAAAAGAAGGTATTGCTCAATGGGAAGATCAATTTAGAACTACCATTAAGCTTACAGATGAAAATACGCACTTTGCAGTTCCTTTAGCACACTTTGTGTCTAACTTAAATCAAAACATCGATTTAACAGATGCTACAAATATTGTATTCACAATGTCTTCTGATGGGGTAGAGGTTATGAATAAGCAAATGAATTTAAGTGATATTCAATTTACACAGAATGCGTTAAGCACAGAAAATGTAGTAATTGATGAAAATGAGACTTTATTATATCCTAATCCAATGAAAACAGTTTCTCAAATAAGATTCTATTCAGAGGTAAATGCAGAGACTGCAATAGAGATTTATAATATGGCTGGGATTCTAGTTAAAAAGTTAACCTTAGAAACAACAACAGGTAATAATAGTGTAGATATTAATAGAAATGGTTTAAGCTCTGGCTTGTATTTTATTAAAATATCTAACGATTATAGAACATATAATAGTAAAAAATTAGTGTTAAACTAA